From the genome of Psychroserpens ponticola, one region includes:
- a CDS encoding DUF2911 domain-containing protein, with protein sequence MKKLLLVFAVFAIAFNVNAQIETPQPSPFSKVEQKVGLTDVSIEYSRPNMRGRTIFGDLVPYGKLWRTGANKNTMITFSDDVTVEGKELKAGSYAIFVTPSEKSWEVVFYSNTENWGTPSEWDDTKVAAKVTAEVYPIPMKIETFTISFDDLTSESANIGLMWENAYVGVKFDVPTDKSVTNAIDKIMAGPGADDYYAAARYYLESDKDIDTAVKWIDRAIDMTKDQPRFWWLRQQALIHAKAGNKDKAIEAAKASMAGAKEAKNDGYVKMNMESLKEWGAM encoded by the coding sequence ATGAAAAAATTATTACTCGTATTTGCAGTGTTTGCAATTGCTTTCAATGTAAATGCTCAAATTGAAACACCACAACCTAGTCCATTTTCTAAAGTGGAACAAAAAGTTGGGTTAACAGATGTATCTATTGAATATTCTAGACCTAACATGAGAGGGCGTACTATTTTTGGAGATCTAGTACCTTATGGTAAACTATGGAGAACTGGAGCTAACAAAAATACAATGATAACATTCAGTGATGATGTTACTGTTGAAGGTAAGGAGCTTAAGGCAGGATCATATGCTATTTTTGTAACACCTTCTGAAAAATCTTGGGAAGTTGTTTTTTATTCAAACACTGAAAATTGGGGAACTCCAAGTGAATGGGATGACACTAAAGTTGCAGCAAAAGTTACTGCTGAAGTATATCCAATTCCAATGAAAATAGAAACATTTACTATTTCTTTTGATGATTTGACTAGTGAATCTGCTAATATAGGATTGATGTGGGAAAACGCATATGTTGGTGTTAAGTTTGATGTACCAACAGATAAGTCAGTTACTAATGCTATTGATAAAATTATGGCTGGACCTGGAGCAGATGATTATTATGCTGCTGCACGTTATTACTTAGAATCTGATAAAGATATTGATACAGCAGTAAAATGGATTGATAGAGCAATTGATATGACAAAAGATCAACCGCGTTTTTGGTGGTTGCGTCAGCAGGCTTTAATTCATGCTAAAGCTGGTAATAAAGACAAAGCTATTGAAGCTGCAAAAGCATCAATGGCTGGAGCTAAGGAAGCAAAGAATGATGGTTATGTTAAAATGAATATGGAGTCTTTAAAAGAATGGGGAGCAATGTAA
- a CDS encoding ABC1 kinase family protein, giving the protein MKTIDNIPTSKIQRASKLVSTGAKVGVNYLKYYGDKLTKTELEAKERLNKNNATDIYDGLKQLKGSALKVAQMLSMEKSIMPQAYVEKFSLAQFSVPPLSPPLVIKTFKKYFGKLPRELYDTFNATSVNAASIGQVHVATKDGKKLAVKIQYPGVAESIASDLAMVKPIAMSMFNIKGKGSDKYFKEVEHKLAEETDYILEVKQSKEIVEACSHIQNLKFPQYYEALSNERIITMDYMVGEHLSEFAAHNTNQEVANKIGQALWDFYMYQIHNLKKVHADPHPGNFLISEDSKLIALDFGCMKIIPEEFYKPYFELAETENIVNKAKFETKLYELEILRKDDSKEEIVFFTAMFHEMLSLFTQPLHAEIFDFSDDTFFGKIAALGEKYSKNTELRKMNGNRGSQHFIYMNRTFFGLYNLMFDLKAKAITINNFRNL; this is encoded by the coding sequence ATGAAAACGATAGATAACATACCAACATCAAAAATACAACGTGCATCGAAATTAGTTTCAACAGGTGCCAAAGTTGGCGTGAACTATCTAAAGTATTATGGAGATAAATTAACCAAAACAGAACTAGAAGCAAAAGAACGTTTAAACAAAAATAATGCTACAGATATTTACGATGGATTAAAACAATTAAAAGGAAGTGCTCTAAAAGTTGCTCAAATGCTAAGTATGGAAAAAAGCATAATGCCTCAAGCCTATGTAGAAAAATTCTCTTTAGCCCAATTTTCTGTACCACCTCTTTCACCACCTTTGGTAATAAAAACATTTAAAAAATACTTTGGAAAACTTCCAAGGGAATTATATGATACTTTTAATGCAACGTCTGTAAATGCTGCCAGTATTGGACAAGTCCATGTGGCAACTAAGGATGGGAAAAAACTTGCTGTGAAAATCCAATATCCAGGCGTTGCAGAAAGTATCGCTTCAGATTTAGCCATGGTAAAACCAATTGCCATGAGCATGTTTAATATTAAAGGAAAAGGCTCTGATAAGTATTTTAAAGAAGTTGAACATAAATTAGCAGAAGAAACAGACTATATTCTAGAAGTAAAACAAAGCAAAGAAATTGTTGAAGCTTGCAGTCATATTCAAAATCTAAAATTTCCTCAATATTATGAAGCACTTTCTAATGAGAGAATCATCACTATGGATTATATGGTTGGTGAACATCTTTCAGAATTTGCAGCACATAATACAAATCAGGAAGTCGCTAATAAAATAGGACAAGCTCTTTGGGACTTTTATATGTATCAAATTCACAATCTTAAAAAAGTACATGCAGATCCGCATCCAGGAAACTTTCTTATTTCTGAGGATTCTAAACTCATCGCTTTAGATTTTGGTTGCATGAAGATAATTCCAGAAGAGTTTTACAAACCTTATTTTGAATTGGCTGAAACAGAAAACATAGTAAACAAAGCAAAATTTGAAACAAAACTCTACGAGCTTGAAATTTTACGCAAAGATGACTCAAAAGAAGAAATTGTTTTTTTTACAGCAATGTTTCATGAAATGTTGAGTCTTTTTACACAACCATTACATGCTGAAATCTTTGATTTTTCAGATGATACATTCTTCGGAAAAATTGCAGCATTAGGTGAAAAATATTCTAAAAATACGGAGTTACGCAAAATGAATGGAAATAGAGGTTCTCAACATTTCATCTATATGAATCGAACATTTTTTGGCCTATATAATTTAATGTTCGATTTAAAAGCGAAAGCTATTACCATTAATAATTTTCGAAACTTATAA
- a CDS encoding TetR family transcriptional regulator C-terminal domain-containing protein produces the protein MGKKKNINSNDLITFYMDYVLEHNHNPKTVYAFAKANNFEEQKFYEFFSSFKSIEKHIFKAFYDNTYNALERNDDYHSFDARHKLLSFYFTFFENLTANRSYVIYALENHKNSLKGLQLLSELKHAFINYIGGLEIELIDVKQAQIDKIQRRGLKESAWLQLLITLKFWMDDTSSSFEKTDIFIEKSINTSFDILDVAPMKSIIDFGKFIFKEKIQM, from the coding sequence ATGGGAAAAAAGAAAAACATAAATAGCAATGATTTAATTACTTTCTACATGGATTACGTTTTAGAACACAACCATAATCCTAAAACTGTATATGCATTTGCAAAAGCTAATAATTTTGAAGAGCAAAAATTTTATGAATTCTTCAGTTCTTTCAAATCCATAGAGAAACACATATTCAAAGCATTTTATGATAATACATATAATGCTCTAGAAAGAAATGATGACTACCATTCGTTTGATGCAAGACATAAATTGCTAAGCTTCTATTTTACATTTTTCGAAAATTTAACAGCCAACAGAAGCTACGTTATTTATGCTCTTGAAAACCACAAAAATAGCTTAAAGGGTTTACAACTACTTTCTGAACTAAAACATGCTTTTATCAATTACATTGGAGGTTTAGAAATAGAACTTATAGACGTTAAGCAAGCGCAAATAGATAAAATTCAACGTCGTGGGCTCAAAGAATCTGCTTGGTTACAGCTATTAATAACTCTCAAATTCTGGATGGATGATACATCTTCTAGCTTTGAGAAAACAGACATTTTTATTGAAAAATCAATCAATACAAGTTTTGATATTCTCGACGTTGCACCTATGAAAAGCATTATAGACTTTGGAAAATTTATTTTCAAAGAAAAAATTCAAATGTAA